The proteins below are encoded in one region of Caloramator mitchellensis:
- a CDS encoding RluA family pseudouridine synthase has product MKEIVITQNEAGQRLDKFLRKYLKNMPLSMIYKHIRTKGIVVNGKKSSEKYILNEGDVVLFKFEPEEHKKEKKHKFLKIQNLDLKVAYEDENVLVAEKGVDLLVHPDEGDEFTLTDMVLAYLYDKGEYKPEEEKTFSPSPCNRLDRNTEGLVIYAKNYESLKELNEAVRDGNIKKYYSALIKGKVEDGTYIAYLSKDRLNNKVMVSKEKTRDSKEIITKIRTIDTVGTYSEVEIDLITGRSHQIRAHLASLGCPILGDPKYGVKKLNSILYNKYGLSNQLLIANKIVFTNMKGKLEYLNNHVVAMNLPPAYKKIKNEIFKF; this is encoded by the coding sequence ATGAAGGAAATAGTTATAACACAAAATGAAGCAGGGCAAAGACTTGATAAGTTTTTAAGAAAATATCTTAAAAATATGCCTCTTAGCATGATTTATAAACATATAAGAACAAAAGGGATTGTTGTAAACGGCAAAAAGAGCAGTGAAAAATACATATTAAATGAGGGTGATGTGGTTTTATTTAAATTTGAACCGGAAGAGCATAAAAAGGAGAAGAAACATAAATTCCTTAAGATACAAAATCTTGATTTAAAGGTTGCCTATGAGGATGAAAATGTTCTTGTAGCTGAGAAGGGAGTAGATTTGCTTGTTCACCCTGATGAAGGGGATGAGTTTACTCTAACGGACATGGTGCTTGCCTATCTTTATGATAAGGGAGAATATAAACCAGAAGAAGAGAAGACATTTTCTCCATCGCCTTGCAACAGGCTGGATAGAAACACCGAAGGGCTTGTAATTTATGCTAAAAATTATGAATCGCTTAAAGAGCTAAACGAGGCCGTAAGGGATGGAAACATTAAAAAATATTATTCAGCTCTTATAAAGGGAAAGGTTGAAGATGGAACTTATATTGCATACCTTTCAAAGGATAGGCTGAATAACAAAGTTATGGTTTCAAAGGAGAAAACGAGGGATTCAAAGGAAATAATAACAAAGATAAGAACAATAGATACTGTAGGGACTTATTCAGAGGTTGAAATAGATTTAATCACCGGAAGAAGCCATCAGATAAGAGCGCACCTTGCAAGTTTAGGTTGCCCAATTTTAGGAGACCCTAAGTATGGAGTTAAAAAGTTAAACAGCATCTTATATAACAAATACGGTCTATCAAATCAATTGTTGATTGCAAATAAAATTGTATTTACTAATATGAAGGGTAAACTTGAATACCTTAACAATCACGTTGTTGCAATGAATTTACCTCCGGCTTATAAAAAGATTAAAAATGAGATATTTAAGTTTTAA
- a CDS encoding RluA family pseudouridine synthase, translating into MSKMEFNIEKKDAGKRLDNFLKFEKEFSTRLIKKLTKNDGVLINGKPAWANDVLREGDRVEILIKENKEQDIIPEDIPLNVVYEDEDILVVNKPPFMVVHPTKGHPYGTLANAVMYYFEKTGQRSIVRLVNRLDRDTSGLVIIAKSQFAHQAMAKKFDNNEVEKQYIAIVEGKMEGFGTIDLPIDRPYPDSVKRCVMENGQRAVTHYEVLSSSDEISLVKLTLETGRTHQIRVHLSHIGHPILGDTLYGRESNLINRQALHAFRLKLTKIRNDEEIEIIAKMPDDFKRILEQKNIKYEEVRDE; encoded by the coding sequence ATGAGTAAGATGGAATTTAATATTGAAAAAAAGGATGCTGGGAAAAGGCTTGATAATTTTCTTAAATTCGAAAAGGAATTTTCAACAAGGTTAATCAAAAAATTGACTAAAAATGATGGAGTATTAATAAACGGCAAACCTGCATGGGCTAATGATGTTTTAAGGGAAGGCGACAGGGTGGAAATATTAATTAAAGAAAACAAGGAGCAGGATATAATTCCAGAAGATATCCCTTTAAATGTTGTTTATGAGGATGAGGATATATTGGTTGTTAATAAGCCGCCATTTATGGTAGTTCATCCAACTAAGGGTCATCCATACGGAACTCTTGCTAATGCAGTTATGTATTATTTTGAAAAGACGGGGCAAAGGTCAATTGTAAGGCTTGTAAACAGGCTGGATAGGGATACTTCAGGACTTGTAATAATAGCCAAAAGTCAGTTTGCACATCAGGCTATGGCTAAAAAGTTCGACAACAATGAGGTGGAGAAGCAATATATTGCTATTGTTGAAGGCAAAATGGAAGGTTTTGGAACCATAGACCTTCCTATAGATAGGCCATACCCTGATTCTGTTAAAAGATGCGTCATGGAAAATGGTCAAAGGGCAGTAACTCACTATGAAGTTTTGAGCAGCAGCGATGAAATTTCACTTGTTAAATTGACATTAGAAACCGGAAGAACCCACCAGATAAGGGTGCATTTAAGTCATATAGGACACCCTATTTTAGGTGATACACTTTATGGCAGGGAAAGCAATTTAATAAACAGGCAGGCGCTTCATGCATTCAGGCTTAAGCTTACAAAAATAAGGAATGATGAGGAAATAGAAATAATAGCAAAAATGCCTGATGATTTTAAAAGAATATTGGAACAAAAAAACATAAAATACGAGGAGGTAAGGGATGAATAA
- a CDS encoding peptide-binding protein has protein sequence MKKLVSLILSFLLVLTLVAPNAIAKAPAKGNEVYYATFSDPIDLNPAISSDSASSEVTGFLFRGLLTRDWDTKIIPDMAEAMPTISKDQKTITFKLKKGIKWHDGVELTSADVKFSYEFILDKRVNSPRYTDFEKIDKIETPDKYTVVFKLKEPDSALIPNFTFGYIIPKHLWENVDRTKVKQSEYNKKPIGNGPFKFVEWKPAERVVLEANPNFYGGRPKVDKIIFTITPSQAVAMVKAETGEADWVYIPESDIARMKTKQNLNVFVYDRLAFDCILYNIKSPYFSDKRVRQAISYATNKQAIVNGIYKGIGKVADGSYHPKIWAYSANVPKYNYNLAKAKQLLDQAGWKVGKDGIREKNGVKFKFVLLTNKGNIMREKLVVYIQSQLKLLGIQVEPRILEWNTFLNKYVNPRNFDAYVGGFTTALDGDQTVFYHSDPDKGYFNRGGYKNARVDYLLDEARKTFDVNLQKKYYAEVQKIVAEEQPMTFIVYRRGAQGFNKRVKNVKVVDLLGINEGYMQWTIDK, from the coding sequence ATGAAAAAATTAGTATCCCTAATTTTAAGTTTTCTATTGGTTTTAACCCTTGTTGCTCCAAATGCAATTGCAAAAGCGCCAGCTAAGGGCAACGAAGTTTACTATGCAACTTTTTCTGATCCGATTGACTTAAACCCTGCAATATCATCAGATTCAGCTTCATCTGAAGTGACTGGATTTTTGTTTAGAGGTCTCTTAACAAGAGACTGGGATACAAAGATAATACCAGATATGGCTGAAGCTATGCCAACAATTTCAAAGGACCAAAAGACAATAACATTTAAACTTAAAAAGGGAATCAAGTGGCATGATGGAGTTGAATTAACATCTGCAGATGTTAAATTCTCATATGAATTTATACTGGATAAAAGAGTCAATTCACCAAGATATACAGACTTTGAAAAAATAGATAAAATTGAAACTCCAGACAAGTATACAGTTGTATTTAAATTAAAGGAACCTGATTCAGCTTTGATTCCAAACTTTACTTTTGGGTATATTATTCCAAAACACCTATGGGAAAATGTTGATAGAACAAAAGTTAAACAAAGCGAATACAACAAAAAGCCTATAGGTAATGGACCTTTTAAGTTCGTAGAATGGAAACCTGCAGAAAGAGTTGTTCTTGAGGCTAATCCTAATTTCTATGGTGGAAGACCAAAGGTTGATAAAATAATATTTACAATCACTCCTTCACAGGCAGTCGCTATGGTAAAGGCTGAAACAGGAGAAGCAGATTGGGTATATATTCCTGAATCAGACATAGCAAGAATGAAAACAAAACAAAATCTTAATGTATTTGTTTACGATAGATTAGCTTTTGATTGCATACTTTACAATATAAAGAGCCCATACTTCTCAGATAAAAGGGTAAGGCAGGCTATTAGTTATGCAACAAATAAACAGGCTATTGTAAACGGAATATACAAAGGTATAGGAAAGGTTGCAGATGGCTCATATCATCCAAAGATTTGGGCATATTCAGCAAATGTTCCTAAGTATAATTATAACCTTGCTAAGGCAAAGCAACTTCTCGACCAGGCAGGCTGGAAGGTTGGTAAAGATGGTATAAGAGAAAAGAATGGGGTAAAGTTTAAATTTGTGTTATTGACTAATAAGGGAAATATAATGAGAGAAAAACTCGTTGTATATATTCAAAGTCAGTTAAAACTATTAGGAATTCAAGTAGAACCGAGAATACTTGAGTGGAATACATTCCTAAATAAATATGTAAATCCAAGAAATTTTGATGCATATGTTGGAGGCTTTACAACTGCACTTGACGGAGACCAGACAGTATTCTATCATAGCGACCCAGATAAAGGATATTTCAACAGAGGTGGATACAAGAATGCAAGGGTTGACTATCTGTTAGATGAGGCAAGAAAGACATTTGATGTAAATCTTCAAAAGAAATATTATGCCGAAGTTCAAAAGATAGTCGCAGAAGAACAACCTATGACATTTATTGTATATAGAAGAGGAGCTCAAGGCTTTAATAAGAGAGTTAAAAATGTTAAGGTTGTAGATTTGCTTGGAATTAACGAAGGATACATGCAGTGGACAATTGACAAATAA
- a CDS encoding ABC transporter permease yields the protein MFKFIIKRILHAIPLLLIISVISFFIIQLAPGSPVNMFINPEVASPIDVEMVKKNLGLDKPIYVQYLIWLKNVLKGDFGTSFLHSRPVMELIMERLPNTLILALVATIISFLIAIPSGIISAIKRNSAYDYAFSTLSFIGVSLPSFWFGLMLILLFSLKLRLLPSGGMRSNFDEFVLSDRLVHLILPSAVLAMGSMASKMRYMRSSMLEVINQDYIRTARSKGLSERIVIYKHALRNALLPIITMLGLIIPGLFSGAVITETIFSWPGLGRLAVEATFMRDYPVIMGVTMFSSALVVIGSLIADILYAIVDPRIKY from the coding sequence ATGTTTAAATTTATTATAAAAAGAATATTACATGCTATTCCACTGCTATTAATCATTTCGGTTATAAGCTTTTTTATAATTCAATTAGCTCCAGGAAGCCCCGTTAATATGTTCATTAATCCAGAAGTTGCAAGTCCTATTGATGTTGAAATGGTAAAGAAAAATCTTGGATTGGACAAGCCAATCTATGTTCAATATTTGATTTGGCTGAAAAATGTTTTGAAAGGGGATTTTGGAACGTCTTTTTTACATAGCAGGCCAGTTATGGAGCTGATAATGGAAAGATTGCCGAATACTCTTATATTGGCACTTGTGGCAACAATCATTTCATTTTTAATAGCAATCCCATCTGGAATTATTTCTGCGATAAAAAGAAATAGTGCCTATGATTATGCCTTTTCCACATTATCATTTATAGGAGTTTCACTACCAAGTTTCTGGTTTGGACTTATGCTTATATTGCTATTTAGCTTGAAATTAAGGCTTTTGCCTTCGGGCGGGATGAGAAGCAATTTTGATGAGTTTGTATTGTCCGATAGATTAGTGCATTTGATTTTGCCTTCTGCTGTTCTTGCTATGGGTAGTATGGCATCTAAAATGAGATATATGAGAAGCTCAATGCTTGAAGTTATAAATCAGGATTATATTAGAACGGCAAGGAGCAAAGGCCTCTCTGAAAGAATAGTTATTTATAAACATGCACTCAGGAATGCTCTTTTGCCAATTATTACTATGCTGGGATTGATTATTCCAGGTCTTTTCAGCGGTGCAGTTATAACTGAAACAATATTTTCATGGCCAGGGCTTGGAAGATTAGCGGTTGAAGCAACATTCATGAGGGACTATCCAGTTATTATGGGAGTTACTATGTTTTCATCTGCTTTAGTTGTTATAGGAAGCTTAATTGCAGACATACTATATGCAATAGTTGACCCAAGAATCAAGTATTAG
- the opp4C gene encoding oligopeptide ABC transporter permease, with amino-acid sequence MAELNYKTDINQAESYEFSDTFSKKIKIFWRRFRKNKLAVLGLIVLIVLYLSAIFAPLIAPYDPAGTPDDILFVDKAPTYKPYKDINMNGEEVLFKPNYFGRDELGRDVFSRCLYAGRISLTVGFVSVGIYVLIGTIWGAIAGYFGGWVDNIMMRIVDALMSIPTMLLLITVMAVFKPNIYNVMIVIGLTGWTGIARYVRAEFLTLKKRDFVEAARGIGAKKLRIIFVHILPNAMAPIIVAATMGIAGAILTESALSFFGLGVQPPTPTWGNMLTNAQELDTMLNAPWKAFYPGMFIFITVLSFNFFGDGLRDALDPRLKQ; translated from the coding sequence ATGGCTGAGTTAAATTATAAAACGGATATCAATCAAGCGGAAAGTTATGAGTTTAGCGATACATTTTCTAAAAAAATTAAAATATTTTGGAGAAGATTTAGAAAGAATAAATTAGCTGTCTTGGGATTAATAGTTTTAATTGTTCTTTATCTGTCAGCAATATTTGCACCACTTATAGCACCTTATGACCCTGCTGGCACTCCAGATGATATTCTATTTGTAGATAAGGCTCCGACCTACAAACCATATAAGGATATAAATATGAATGGTGAAGAAGTTTTATTTAAACCTAACTATTTTGGGAGAGATGAGCTTGGACGAGATGTCTTTTCAAGATGCCTTTATGCAGGAAGAATTTCATTGACTGTTGGATTTGTTTCGGTTGGGATATATGTTTTAATAGGGACGATATGGGGAGCTATTGCAGGATACTTTGGCGGATGGGTAGATAACATCATGATGAGAATAGTTGATGCCCTGATGTCGATACCAACTATGTTGCTTTTAATAACCGTCATGGCGGTGTTTAAGCCTAATATATATAACGTTATGATAGTTATAGGACTTACGGGATGGACTGGCATCGCAAGATATGTAAGAGCAGAATTTTTGACACTTAAAAAGAGGGACTTCGTTGAGGCAGCAAGAGGAATTGGTGCTAAAAAATTGAGAATAATATTTGTTCATATATTACCAAACGCTATGGCTCCCATAATCGTTGCTGCAACTATGGGGATTGCCGGGGCAATACTGACAGAATCAGCTCTTAGCTTTTTTGGACTTGGAGTTCAGCCTCCCACTCCTACATGGGGGAATATGCTTACTAATGCTCAGGAGTTGGATACAATGCTTAACGCCCCATGGAAGGCGTTTTATCCTGGAATGTTTATTTTTATAACAGTTCTTTCATTTAATTTCTTTGGCGATGGTCTTAGAGATGCCCTCGACCCAAGACTAAAACAGTAG
- a CDS encoding oligopeptide/dipeptide ABC transporter ATP-binding protein yields the protein MLEVRNLKTYFYTEDGVVPAVDGVDFYIKHGETLGLVGESGCGKSVTSLSILRLVPPVQAKILEESEIIFEGTNLLELPIKDMRKLRGNKISMIFQEPMTSLNPVFKIGYQISEVLMLHQKMDKHTAWEKSIELLRKVNIPSPEKVVNEYPHTLSGGMRQRVMIAMALACNPKLLIADEPTTALDVTVQAQILELMNELKKEFNAAVMLITHNLGVVAETCDRIVVMYAGKIVEEGTVHDIFENPLHPYTKGLLNSIPSVEGKKGKLESIPGVVPNPLNMPKGCRFSPRCKYAKEICYKNEPNIKRFSEDRAVRCFIYEDGEKNE from the coding sequence ATGCTTGAAGTAAGAAATTTAAAAACGTATTTTTATACAGAGGATGGGGTTGTTCCAGCTGTTGACGGAGTTGATTTTTATATAAAACATGGCGAGACTCTGGGACTCGTTGGAGAGTCAGGTTGCGGAAAAAGCGTTACTTCACTTTCGATATTAAGACTCGTCCCACCTGTGCAGGCAAAAATACTCGAAGAAAGTGAAATTATTTTTGAGGGAACTAATTTACTGGAACTTCCAATTAAGGATATGAGAAAATTAAGAGGAAACAAAATAAGCATGATTTTTCAGGAGCCTATGACATCTTTAAATCCTGTTTTCAAGATAGGATATCAAATTAGTGAAGTTCTTATGCTTCATCAGAAAATGGATAAACATACCGCGTGGGAAAAGTCGATAGAACTTCTAAGAAAGGTTAATATTCCATCTCCTGAGAAGGTAGTCAATGAATATCCGCATACATTAAGCGGAGGAATGAGACAGAGAGTAATGATAGCAATGGCACTTGCCTGCAACCCTAAACTTTTAATAGCAGATGAACCTACAACTGCACTTGATGTTACAGTTCAAGCACAGATTCTTGAACTCATGAATGAGTTGAAGAAGGAATTCAATGCAGCAGTAATGCTCATTACTCATAATTTAGGGGTTGTTGCAGAAACATGCGATAGAATTGTTGTAATGTATGCAGGTAAAATAGTTGAAGAAGGGACTGTTCACGACATATTTGAAAATCCACTTCATCCGTATACAAAAGGACTTTTAAATTCAATTCCTTCAGTAGAAGGGAAGAAGGGGAAGCTTGAGTCTATCCCAGGAGTTGTTCCAAATCCTTTAAATATGCCAAAGGGTTGTAGATTTTCCCCAAGGTGCAAATATGCAAAGGAAATTTGTTATAAAAATGAACCTAATATTAAACGTTTTTCGGAAGATAGAGCTGTAAGATGCTTTATCTATGAGGATGGTGAAAAAAATGAGTAG